CCTGATCGACGAGTCCGAGGCGCTGCGCCGCGTCAACGGCGCCCAGCTCGCCCAGCTGATGTTCCCGCGCTTCGAGGACGGCGGGAAGGGGCTCGAACTGCTCGGGCGCGGGATCGCCGCGTCGCCCGGCGCCGCCGTCGGCAAGGCCGTCTTCGACTCGTACACCGCCGTCAAGTGGTCGCGCTCCGGCGAGCGGGTCATCCTCATCCGCCGGGAGACCAACCCCGACGACCTGGACGGCATGATCGCCGCCGAGGGCATCCTCACCTCGCGCGGCGGGAAGACCTCGCACGCCGCCGTCGTGGCGCGCGGCATGGGCAAGACCTGCGTCTGCGGCGCCGAGGAGCTGGAGGTCGACACCAAGCGGCGCCGGATGACCGTCGGCAAGACCGTCGTGGAAGAGGGCGACGTCGTCTCCGTCGACGGCTCGACCGGCAAGGTCTACCTCGGGGAGGTCCCGGTCGTGCCCTCACCGGTGGTCGAGTACTTCGAGGGCCGGATGCACGCGGGCGCCGACGACGCCGACGAACTGGTCGAGGCCGTGCACCGGATGATGGCCTACGCGGACCGCCGCCGCAGGCTGCGGGTACGGGCCAACGCCGACAACGCCGAGGACGCGCTGCGGGCCCGCCGCTTCGGCGCCCAGGGCATCGGCCTGTGCCGCACGGAGCACATGTTCCTCGGCGAACGCCGTTCCATGGTCGAGAAGTTGATCCTCGCCGACACCGACGACGAACGCGAACAGGCACTGAAGACCCTGCTGCCGCTCCAGCGCAAGGACTTCGTGGAACTGTTCGAGGCGATGGACGGACTGCCCGTCACCGTACGGCTGCTGGACCCGCCGCTGCACGAATTCCTTCCCGACATCACGGAGTTGTCGGTACGCGTCGCCCTCGCCGAGTCCCGCGAGGACCACAACGAGAACGATCTGCGGCTGCTCCAGGCCGTGCACAAGCTGCACGAGCAGAACCCCATGCTGGGGCTGCGCGGTGTCCGCCTCGGCCTGGTCATCCCCGGACTGTTCGCGATGCAGGTACGGGCCATCGCCGAGGCCGCCGCCGAACGCAAGCACGCCAAGGGCGACCCGCGGCCCGAGATCATGATCCCGCTCGTCGGCACCGTCCAGGAGCTGGAGATCGTCCGCGACGAGGCCGCGCAGGTCCTCGCCGAGGTGCGCGAGGCCACCGGCATCGACCTCAAGCTGTCGCTCGGCACGATGATCGAACTGCCGCGCGCCGCGCTGACCGCCGGTCAGATCGCCGAGGCCGCCGAGTTCTTCTCCTTCGGCACCAACGACCTCACCCAGACCGTGTGGGGCTTCTCCCGCGACGACGTCGAGGCGAGCTTCTTCACCGCCTACCTGGAGAAGGGCATCTTCGGGGTGTCCCCGTTCGAGACGATCGACATCGACGGCGTCGGCGCGCTCGTGCGCTCCGCCTGCGAGGCCGGCCGCAGGACCCGGCCCGATCTGAAACTGGGCATCTGCGGCGAGCACGGCGGCGACCCCGAATCGGTCCACTTCTTCCACGAGGTGGGACTGGACTACGTGTCCTGCTCGCCGTTCCGGATTCCCGTGGCGCGCCTGGAGGCCGGGCGGGCGGCGGCACGCTCCGACGGGGCGGCGGGCTCCCGCTGAGCGGACGGCGCCCGCCGGTCCGGCGATGCCGGGCGGGCGCCGCGGAACCGAAAGTGAAATCGCTCTCCCTCGCTCTCTCCCCGCCCCTTTCCCGGCCTTCCCGGAATGGAAGAGGAGCGGGGAGCGAACAAATCGGGGTGCGGCCGGTGGATCCCCATCCACCGGCCGCACCCCGTTTCTCAGGCCGGGCGCGGAGCCGTGACCCTCACCGACCGCCGCCTTGCGGGCAAAACCCCCACGGTCTTCGCCGCGCACCTCCGGTGGCTCGGGTTTCGCGCCTGACCTGGTACAGCCTTTCGTTTCGCACCCGATACGCGCGACGAGTTTCACGTATGGCCGAAACTCCGTGGTGACGGCCTGTGATGGCGTGCATACTCATCGCGGGGGCCGGATTGCGCGTGCAACAGAGGCAACATGTGGGGGATCGGTGCTGCGCATACATTTCACGGGGGCGGACCTCGGCGGGGTCCGGATGGCCGCCGGGCCCGACCCGTTGTGGGAAACGATTCTCAGCTTTCACCGATTGCGGGACCGTCGGGGCGCCCCCGTTTTCGGCGAATGGCGCACCGAAACGCGCGTCCGCCTGAAAGGTGAAACACGGCTCCTCGGCGCGCTCGTGCCACGGCGGGGCTATTTCCCGGATTTCCTGACGCCCGCCGAGAGCCGCTTCGGTCTCGCCGAGGGACTGGAGGCGCTGCGCGCGACCCCGGCGGCACAGGTCCGTACGGAACTGGCCCTGCTCGCCTCCGCTTCCGCCCCCGGCGCCGCCCGGTCCACCGTGTCGCCCGCCGGCGCCGCCACGTCGCTCGCCGACGGTACGACGGACCTCGGGCGGCTGACCGGGGCGCTGCGCGCGTACCACCGCGCCGCCGTGGAGCCGTACTGGCCGCACATCAGGGCACGGGCCGAGGCGGACCGCCTCATCCGGGGCCGGGCGCTGCTCGACGGCGGGGCGGGCGAACTCCTCGCCACCCTGCCGCCGATGATCCGCTGGCGCGCCCCGGTGCTGGAGGCCGACTATCCGGTCGACCGCGAACTGTGGCTGGACGGGCGGGGGTTGCTGCTCCAGCCGTCGTTCTTCTGCCGGGGGACACCGGTCGTCTACCGGGACCCGGCGCTGCCGCCGGTGCTCGTCTACCCCGTCACCCACGCCGGTGCCCCGGCCGCCGCGCGCCACGGCGGGCCCGGCGCGGCGGCGTCCCTGGGACGGCTCGTCGGCCGTACGCGCTCGGCCGTGCTGAGCGCCATCGCGCACGGCACCACCACCAGTGAACTCGCCCGCAGGGCAGGGGTGTCGCTGGCCTCCGCCAGCCAGCACGCCTGTGTGCTGCGCGAGGCCGGACTGGTGGTGACCCTGCGCCACGGCAACGCCGTCCTGCACTCGCTCACCCCACTGGGCGCCGCCCTGCTGGACGGCGCCCAGGAGGTGCCGGGGCCGGCGGGAACGACCCGGCCGGCTCCGGCGTGAGGGACGGCTCCCGCGTACGGAGCGGTCCTCCGTACGGAACGTGCTGTACGGATAGGCGTACGGGAACGGGTACGGGTCCTACCCGCACAAGGTCCTCCGTACGGAACGGTCCCGCGTACGGAGCGGTCCTCCGTACGGAACGGTCCGGGACGCGTACGGGTACGGGAACTACCCGCACAAGGTCCCCCGTGCGGAACGGTCCCGCGTACGGAACGGTCCTACGTGCGGAACGGCCCCCGCACCTCGTACGTGATGCCGCCCGACGAACTGCCGCTCGTCCCGCGCTGACTGGAGAAGTACAGCCGCGAACCGTCCGGCGAGAAGGCCGGGCCGGTGAGCTCCGACAGCGACTGCCCGCCGACCCGCAGGAACGGGGCGACGACGTCGTCCGGGGTGATCACGCAGATCTCCAGATTGCCGCCGTCCTCCGCGACGAACAGATCACCGGACGACGACCCGGTGACATTGTCGACGCCGGTCAGCGGGGCGCCGCCGCCGCTGACGAGCGAGTCGTCGTACGTCAGCTCGTAGGTGTTCGCGGCCGGGTCGACCCGCCAGACGCGGTTGTCGCCCTTGGTGGTGAACCAGACGGAGCCGTCCGCGTAGTAGCACCCCTCGCCGCCGTTGAACCGCTTGGCGCCCGAGACCTGGTCACGGGTCGCGGTCGGCGAGCCGTCCGGGTCGGGGACGTCCGCCCAGGTGAAGGAGCCCGAGGTGGCGGTGCCCGCGCGCAGCACCTGGAGGGTGCCCGACGAGAGATCGCCCCAGGTGGCCGGGGTGAACCGGTAGAAGCACCCGTTCGTCTCGTCCTCGGTCAGATACACCGTGCGGCGCACCGGGTCGGCCGCCGCCGCCTCGTGCTTGAACCGGCCCATGGCGTCGCGCCGTACCGCCGCGTCGACACCCCACGGGTCGGTCTCGTACACGTACCCCCGGTCCACCTCCTCGCAGGAGAGCCAGGTGTTCCAGGGGGTGTTGCCGCCCGCGCAGTTCTGCCGGGTGCCGGAGAGGATCCGGTACGCGCCGGTCACCGCGCCCGCCGAGGAGAACCGCAGCGCGCTCGCGCCGCCGGACGGGTTGATCTCCGAGTTGGAGACATAGATCCAGCCGCCGCCGTCGGCGTAACAGGCGCCGCCGTCGGGGGCGTTGTGCCAGGTGTACGACGTGCCGGGCACGGTCTGCCCGGACCGGGCGACGATCCGGCTGGTGAATCCGGCGGGCAGCCGGATGTTGTTGGCGTCGGCCGAACCGAGCGCGCCGTACGGTCCCGCGCC
Above is a window of Streptomyces sp. NBC_01498 DNA encoding:
- the ppdK gene encoding pyruvate, phosphate dikinase, producing MSESKDTPAAGDTAPQHQKFVYDFTEGNKDLKGLLGGKGANLAEMTNLGLPVPPGFTITSEACRVYLDTGEEPAALRDEVGTHLAALEQTMGKKLGQADDPLLVSVRSGAKFSMPGMMDTVLNIGLSDASVAGLAAQSGDERFAWDSYRRLIQMFGKTVLGVDGDLFEEALDDAKRAKKAATDVDLDAGDLKKLVKQFKKIVARDAGRDFPQDPREQMDLAIRSVFESWNTGRAKLYRRQERIPGDLGTAVNICSMVFGNLGPDSGTGVAFTRDPASGHQGVYGDYLQNAQGEDVVAGIRNTVPLADLETIDKASYDRLMQIMEILETHYKDLCDIEFTIERGELWMLQTRVGKRTAGAAFRIATQLVDQGLIDESEALRRVNGAQLAQLMFPRFEDGGKGLELLGRGIAASPGAAVGKAVFDSYTAVKWSRSGERVILIRRETNPDDLDGMIAAEGILTSRGGKTSHAAVVARGMGKTCVCGAEELEVDTKRRRMTVGKTVVEEGDVVSVDGSTGKVYLGEVPVVPSPVVEYFEGRMHAGADDADELVEAVHRMMAYADRRRRLRVRANADNAEDALRARRFGAQGIGLCRTEHMFLGERRSMVEKLILADTDDEREQALKTLLPLQRKDFVELFEAMDGLPVTVRLLDPPLHEFLPDITELSVRVALAESREDHNENDLRLLQAVHKLHEQNPMLGLRGVRLGLVIPGLFAMQVRAIAEAAAERKHAKGDPRPEIMIPLVGTVQELEIVRDEAAQVLAEVREATGIDLKLSLGTMIELPRAALTAGQIAEAAEFFSFGTNDLTQTVWGFSRDDVEASFFTAYLEKGIFGVSPFETIDIDGVGALVRSACEAGRRTRPDLKLGICGEHGGDPESVHFFHEVGLDYVSCSPFRIPVARLEAGRAAARSDGAAGSR
- a CDS encoding ArsR/SmtB family transcription factor → MLRIHFTGADLGGVRMAAGPDPLWETILSFHRLRDRRGAPVFGEWRTETRVRLKGETRLLGALVPRRGYFPDFLTPAESRFGLAEGLEALRATPAAQVRTELALLASASAPGAARSTVSPAGAATSLADGTTDLGRLTGALRAYHRAAVEPYWPHIRARAEADRLIRGRALLDGGAGELLATLPPMIRWRAPVLEADYPVDRELWLDGRGLLLQPSFFCRGTPVVYRDPALPPVLVYPVTHAGAPAAARHGGPGAAASLGRLVGRTRSAVLSAIAHGTTTSELARRAGVSLASASQHACVLREAGLVVTLRHGNAVLHSLTPLGAALLDGAQEVPGPAGTTRPAPA
- a CDS encoding alkaline phosphatase PhoX yields the protein MERRNFLRGAIVSGSAAALGGTLWRGAAYADPAQPGAGPYGALGSADANNIRLPAGFTSRIVARSGQTVPGTSYTWHNAPDGGACYADGGGWIYVSNSEINPSGGASALRFSSAGAVTGAYRILSGTRQNCAGGNTPWNTWLSCEEVDRGYVYETDPWGVDAAVRRDAMGRFKHEAAAADPVRRTVYLTEDETNGCFYRFTPATWGDLSSGTLQVLRAGTATSGSFTWADVPDPDGSPTATRDQVSGAKRFNGGEGCYYADGSVWFTTKGDNRVWRVDPAANTYELTYDDSLVSGGGAPLTGVDNVTGSSSGDLFVAEDGGNLEICVITPDDVVAPFLRVGGQSLSELTGPAFSPDGSRLYFSSQRGTSGSSSGGITYEVRGPFRT